Proteins encoded together in one Polaribacter reichenbachii window:
- a CDS encoding ParB/RepB/Spo0J family partition protein: MAKATRKQALGRGLSALLQETPNINSASDKNADKVVGNIIEIDLELIDVNPYQPRTYFDEEALRELASSIRELGVIQPITVRKLEGNKFQLVSGERRFRASKLIGNPTIPAYIRLANDQEMLEMALVENIQRKNLDPIEVALSYQRLIDEIQLTQEELSTRVGKKRSTVTNYLRLLKLDPILQTGMRDGFISMGHGRAMINVDNTEDQLAIYEKVLREKLSVRQTEDLVKSLKTGAIAKPKKKIVIPPFVRESKKEISEFFGHKIDISVASNGKGKISIPFHSEEDFKRIKNLLK, translated from the coding sequence ATGGCAAAAGCAACAAGGAAACAGGCTTTAGGAAGAGGATTATCTGCTTTATTACAAGAAACACCTAACATTAATTCTGCATCAGACAAGAATGCAGATAAAGTTGTGGGTAATATTATAGAAATTGATTTAGAGTTAATTGATGTTAACCCTTATCAACCAAGAACTTATTTTGATGAAGAAGCGTTAAGAGAATTAGCGAGTTCTATTAGAGAATTAGGTGTTATACAACCAATTACAGTTCGTAAATTAGAAGGTAATAAATTTCAATTGGTTTCTGGTGAGCGTCGTTTTAGAGCATCAAAATTAATAGGAAACCCAACAATACCGGCGTACATAAGACTGGCAAACGACCAAGAAATGCTAGAAATGGCCTTGGTAGAAAACATTCAACGTAAAAATTTAGATCCTATAGAAGTTGCACTTTCTTACCAACGCTTAATTGATGAAATTCAGTTAACACAAGAAGAACTAAGTACAAGAGTTGGTAAAAAAAGATCTACAGTTACAAACTATTTACGTTTGTTAAAATTAGATCCTATTTTACAAACTGGTATGCGAGATGGATTTATTTCTATGGGTCATGGACGTGCAATGATTAATGTTGATAATACAGAAGATCAATTAGCAATTTACGAGAAAGTTTTACGCGAAAAATTATCTGTAAGGCAAACAGAAGATTTGGTAAAGAGCCTAAAAACAGGAGCTATTGCTAAACCAAAAAAGAAAATTGTAATTCCTCCTTTTGTTAGAGAAAGCAAAAAAGAAATTAGCGAGTTTTTTGGTCATAAAATAGATATTTCTGTAGCGTCTAACGGAAAAGGAAAAATTTCTATTCCTTTTCATTCTGAAGAAGATTTTAAACGAATAAAAAACTTATTAAAGTAA
- a CDS encoding ParA family protein, giving the protein MGKIIAIANQKGGVGKTTTSVNLAASLGVLEKKVLLIDADPQANASSGLGLDVETVEFGTYQVLEHTIDAKDAIVKTTSPNVDIIPAHIDLVAIEIELVDKQNREYMLKKSIEQIKDDYDYILIDCAPSLGLITLNSLVASDSVIIPIQCEYFALEGLGKLLNTIKSVQNIHNSNLDIEGLLLTMFDSRLRLSNQVVDEVRKHFSSMVFDTIIRRNTRLGEAPSYGESIIAYDATSKGAINYLNLAQELLKKNL; this is encoded by the coding sequence ATGGGAAAAATAATTGCTATTGCAAATCAAAAAGGAGGTGTAGGTAAAACTACCACAAGTGTTAATTTAGCAGCTTCTCTTGGCGTTTTAGAAAAGAAAGTTTTATTAATTGATGCTGATCCGCAAGCAAATGCTTCTTCTGGTTTAGGCCTTGATGTAGAAACAGTTGAATTTGGAACTTATCAAGTTTTAGAACATACCATAGATGCAAAAGATGCTATTGTTAAAACAACTTCGCCTAACGTAGATATTATTCCTGCACATATAGATTTAGTTGCTATTGAAATTGAATTGGTAGACAAGCAAAATAGAGAATATATGCTTAAAAAATCTATCGAACAAATTAAAGATGATTACGATTATATTTTAATAGATTGTGCACCATCATTAGGTTTAATAACTTTAAATTCGTTAGTTGCATCAGATTCTGTAATAATACCCATACAATGCGAATATTTTGCTTTAGAAGGTTTAGGTAAATTATTAAACACCATAAAAAGCGTACAAAATATTCATAATTCTAATTTAGATATAGAAGGCTTGTTATTAACAATGTTCGATTCTCGTTTAAGACTTTCTAACCAAGTAGTAGATGAAGTAAGAAAACATTTTTCTAGTATGGTTTTTGATACAATTATTAGAAGAAATACACGTTTGGGAGAAGCACCAAGTTATGGAGAAAGTATTATTGCCTATGATGCTACTAGTAAAGGTGCAATAAATTACTTAAATTTAGCCCAAGAATTATTAAAAAAGAATTTGTAA
- the dapB gene encoding 4-hydroxy-tetrahydrodipicolinate reductase — protein MKIALLGYGRMGKEIEKIAISRGHEIVIRKDANDVIDITLADVAIDFSIPNSAFSNITNCLNNNVPVISGTTGWLENYDKAVALCKEKNGGFIYASNFSVGVNIFFELNKQLAKMMSTLKEYNVSMEEIHHTKKLDAPSGTAITLAEGVIENTSKKDWVLGDETSEENSIPIVAKRIPDVPGTHSVWYNSEVDTIEIKHTAHNRKGFALGAVIAAEWILDKTGVFSMKDVLNIS, from the coding sequence ATGAAGATTGCACTTTTAGGTTATGGAAGAATGGGTAAAGAAATTGAAAAAATTGCAATTTCTAGAGGCCACGAAATAGTAATTCGTAAAGATGCCAATGATGTTATTGATATAACTTTGGCTGATGTTGCTATTGATTTTAGCATACCAAATTCCGCTTTTAGCAATATAACCAATTGTTTAAACAACAATGTTCCTGTAATTTCTGGAACTACAGGTTGGTTAGAAAATTATGATAAAGCTGTTGCACTTTGCAAAGAAAAAAATGGCGGATTTATTTATGCTTCTAACTTTAGTGTTGGCGTAAACATCTTTTTTGAATTGAACAAACAATTGGCAAAAATGATGAGTACTTTAAAGGAGTACAATGTTTCTATGGAAGAAATTCATCATACTAAAAAATTAGATGCACCCAGTGGAACTGCAATAACTTTAGCAGAAGGTGTAATAGAAAACACATCTAAAAAAGATTGGGTTTTGGGTGATGAAACATCAGAAGAAAATAGTATACCAATTGTGGCTAAAAGAATCCCAGATGTACCTGGTACACATTCTGTTTGGTACAATTCTGAAGTAGATACCATAGAAATTAAACACACTGCACACAATAGAAAAGGTTTTGCTTTAGGTGCAGTAATTGCAGCAGAATGGATTTTAGATAAAACAGGCGTATTTTCTATGAAAGATGTGTTAAACATCTCTTAA
- a CDS encoding DUF5683 domain-containing protein → MLFKKNILILFIAFYAVHSFAQKDSTDVKVNDVKILGNIKTSQGVYDPLAPSKAAFYSAIFPGMGQIYNKKYWKAPIVWGALAIPVYYYQINNNDYKRYRTAYKLRKAGLQDEFTLEDGSVLVSTETLETAQEQLKENRDFSLLSGIIIYVLQIVEASVNAHLLQFNTDDNLSIKPAFIPDPIQFEAPTVGLQIKFTF, encoded by the coding sequence GTGCTTTTTAAAAAAAATATACTTATCCTTTTCATTGCATTTTATGCTGTTCATTCTTTTGCTCAAAAAGATTCTACAGACGTTAAAGTTAACGATGTAAAAATTTTAGGCAACATAAAAACTTCGCAAGGAGTATATGATCCGTTAGCGCCATCTAAGGCAGCTTTTTATTCGGCTATTTTTCCTGGAATGGGTCAGATTTACAATAAAAAATATTGGAAAGCCCCAATTGTTTGGGGAGCTTTGGCAATACCAGTATATTATTATCAAATTAATAATAACGATTATAAACGTTATAGAACTGCATACAAATTAAGAAAAGCAGGATTGCAAGACGAGTTTACTTTAGAAGATGGAAGCGTTTTAGTATCTACAGAAACTCTAGAAACTGCGCAAGAGCAGTTAAAAGAAAATAGAGATTTTTCGCTTTTATCTGGTATTATAATTTACGTTTTACAAATTGTAGAAGCGAGTGTAAATGCGCATTTATTACAGTTTAATACAGACGATAATTTGTCTATAAAACCAGCTTTTATTCCTGATCCAATTCAGTTTGAAGCACCAACAGTAGGATTACAAATTAAATTTACATTTTAA